gaaactttttgtataatgtagataattaattacgcatctgtagaaaataagaaaccattgtaaaactacctgccagttggagaaaattagcaaaatctgtggatttcccgaagacagggatagcaatagcgtgtgaaagcgggacggagatagtcgctccccataaatacggaatggaccgctccagctggcatgtattgttttgttcagttcagagaacaagtgctccaagcaacaagtgatctgaagaagcaagaactgagaaaaggaagcgaataataaacgcgagaagtctcagcaagtgaaatagtggttttattcctgcaagtagcacctactacgcctgacatagtaagggcaagctctcaacggcagtcatcatcgtccggtcagcgctctcgaacacacacaaacgcatacagtccactgcagtccaccacaaaTAGTGTGCCCATTTCGAGTAGTAAACCCGATTTCAGCACTGCACACGTTATCGATGGTGACGACCCGCGACCGCTAGTAGAGATAAAGGTCGTTAGCCGAACGGGGGTCGCTATTCTGGACACGGGGGCCACTCACTCCATCGCTAGTCCGACGTTGTACAATTTATTGCGCGACGCAGGTGTTAAATTCAGAACCTCTGTACGTACCATAGGCCTCGCGGACGGATCGCAGCAGACGCGTACCATCCTCGAGGGCGACGTTGATATAACCATACAAGGACGGACGATACCTACCACGTTCTTGGTACTTCCGGATGCGCAGACAAGGACCTTATTAGGCAGGGACTTCATTACTAAGGCAAGTATCCTGTTAGATTTACCACAGAACAGCTGGTGCTATAACGATGGGCCACGACGAACCTGGCATCCGTTTATCACCAGTTTTGAGCTGTCTACCACCAGCAAGGTAGAGCTGACGAAGGTGGAAGTGAAGGCGGTAGTGTTTGGGGCGAATAAAGGACCCAAGATGACAAAACGTACGTCACCCACTCCTAAGCGACTTCGAACTGCTAATGCCAAGCGGCTCTCGCCTGAGACCGGACGTAGTAGTTGGTATCCTGGAGCATTTATAATGCAGGGGGAGGGCTCTTACCAACGACCCGACGCACGTTGTCGTTCATACTTCACGGACAAAGGTGAACATGATTCCGGGTTTGTCAAGGTCAACCTGCCCTCCAGGTGTAGGTGCACCTCAGGGGAAACCATCCGGCGTTCCGTTTAGGGGGAGGGGTTAGTTAGTATAATTATGTACTCTAATTGTAAGATATCCGGTATTCGGTAAGTTTCCGCTGACGAAGGTCGTCATTCTGCGCATTATTACTCCACTGGCGATGACGAATGACAGAACCTGCGGCGGAGCACCGATGTCTATACCGTGAGTAATATACCGGCTTTACCGAGTCAGGACTACTTAGGCTTAACAACTACAAAACAGTAGGGATTCTAGGGAACCCACGCCTCTCAGTTGACCCCAATCGTAGGTGATGTTCGATACCACCAGCACGATTCAACGTTTTCCTGACCTTGACGCGAGGGCGCTACGTCTTGGTCAGAGGGGGAGGTTGTAACGCGACGATCGTTGACGCTCGGATTCGTGTTTGGCGGGCCCTTCTTTTTGAATAAGGCGCGGGCTCGCGCGCTCTGCCGGCGCGCTCTGCCAGCGCGGCGCGCGCTCTTTCCCAACGGTCACCGCGTATTGTGTTTTTCTAAACTCGACCTTATCGTCAGTCCGCCCATGGCCGCGACACGCGCGTACGTTCTGTGTTGTTTTGGCTGGATATTGTTGTAAATACTGTAACCAAGTACTGCATGTGTTATGTTTCGACGTGTTTGAGACAATATACGTTGTTTTGTGATATGATTCGTGCCTTTGAACTCAATTACGACCCCGAGTACCAAAGAACTAACTTTACacagttaaattaattttcaagttCTAGTAAAGTAACTGTAATAGATTGTTGTAATATGTGTAATAtgttgtaaatatgtataagagTAACTTCAATTGTTGTAgttaggtattaaataataaccctGTAGATATAATGTGGCAtgctaggtacctactataccTAGCGAGGAAACAAATAGGAATTTATATGTCGACTGTACCTCAACATTGGCTAacgtaaacaaacaaaatctaTTTCCGGCCGCACCGGCAGCGTTGCATGTGTTCAGCGCTAAACTTTATAAATTAGTATCAGGACGAAGCTCATGCTGGTGACTAACCAggaataacataaaaatatacatttgaaGTTAAGCAACGTTTTTGTAGTTTTCAGAATGCATCTGACTTGAACTAACTTATTAGaagcagtgccgtaactagggcggtgccagcggtgcccaggcacagggcgcagaccctggaggggcgcagaaatgaccagaccagtatctagttttgtttcatgcatggtagttagtaggtacattttgttttattgcgaatatggtgtagacgcgccctctgtactatctatatctatatggcatttttcaagcgatcttgaaacaacaacacttgtaaaggtggttttatatttatctgatgtgtcgtgacgtgacgacgcgtcagaacggtatcggtttcatacatttagtactagctggtgcccgcgacttcgtctgcgcAGGATTGTTCGAAATACTTCgaacaatatgtttataaattgtagcctatgtgttattctgatgtacctataagctatattattgtaaagtttcattaaaatccattcagtactttttgcgttgaaagagtaacaaacatccatccatcatccatacaaactttcgcgtttataatattagtaggatggtaacgttcacactagtgcgtaacgtgttgtgttgtgatggcttatgtatggaaccgatacagttctgacgcgtcacgtcacgacacatcagacaaatataaatccaccttgtcttgctcgcaatattacatacacaaacaaaagtacaccgtaactatgagacaatttctgtctatattcatttggagggcgccacttctaacttagaagttctaagcaaatctgtcaatctagctgaggagatgtacatatagttcacgttacgctgtcattgctgtcagccacattcattggtcctccctttatctttgattttattcattaactacttgcggcgttactgacgcactagtgtgcgagagatagatagaaaattcatcgttcgacaagagtgaaaaggatgacttacaaaacagaaggttacttttgtaaccttttaggttacttttgaactgcattggttacttttaggttacactaatgaaaaggttacttttaggtgattttttagaaattgtagaattaacttttacaggttattcagtaaaaaatattaatgtggcaatttaaaaattatgtcataaactgcatttaaacatgaatttgatttattatttgttataaaaaatgagttttagccaatgtttttcgatagtgaaacgcaaataaatgaaacgtttttatacgaccggtcacttcggtcttcatggaatggtcaaaatttcgaatttaggtaaatgattgatgatcaattgtattcattttccatccatgaacaacctttgTCCACTTTATTGTCAGAGACTGGTTAGAGCATTTTTCAAGGGCGCAGTTTTGAAAGCTCGCACCGggcgcataaaaggctagttacggcactgattAGAAGCTTTCTAACATGAAGATGGTTGGAGTCAATGCCCTCAATACTCGTAAAGTCCAGCTTAGGCCTTTTTTACGTCGCGAAATGCATGAAACATTCCACCAACCTAAATGTAATCCAAGGCTATCTAAATGTAATTGTCCCAATGTAACTGTCTtttagttgttaaataaataaaaaaataaaaaagttattttcctTCCGAGCGAGTTATTTTCCTACTGTTGGACATTCGTCAGCGACTCCGTCCTAGTCCTAGGCCACCTGAGCTCGAGGGTAATGGTCCACCTTCTCGGGTAATCTGCTAGCGACGCACGGGACACCGTGTAAGTACGCCGCCGCCACGGGACTCGCAAGATGGCCGCCGGACATCCCCAAGCCTGGCGGCCGAGGCCCTTATGGAAGAGCATGGAGGGTGTAGGTGAGCCCTCCAGCATCTTTTCCTCGTATCCCTGGTATCGCAGGATCTCCCGGCCCGCTGTAGctgcaaaattaataaaacaagcATAGATTGTCCGCCGGGATCCTACCTATAGGCCTAAGCCATCATTAACAAGTCTACAAAATTGTACTATGGCTCTGATTGTTGAATCCGGGTAACAAAAGAGCATTATCACAACATTTCCACACAAAATCTTGGTACACTAATGAAATGAGACCGGAATGTTTACTTTGCATTTGTGCTACAGTCGTTATGTAGGTACGATACGATTACTAACAACCATAATAATTTTGTAGTCACTTGTGCACTGCTGGGTTTGGAGTTCAGACGCCACCACACAAAAGAAGTGCcttgttaattttctttttatagtCTGGCTAAATTGACCATACGCCCTTGCTTTTTTGTCAATAGACCGAAAAAATGTCTTGACGTTTAACGTCAGTGCCGTCAGATCAATCAAAATTACGCGGCTGATTGTAAAGTTCAGAATGGGTTATCATCAGTGATAAACTTATGAAGAAATTTAactaaataagtattattttactgTGTGGCTTTGTGATTTGTATTGTGCTGTAAAACATGAATACCAAacctatttataatattttctctgACGTCATTAGAAGATGCAATCGTCTAAAGTTAGTAAATCATCATCAAATCATGGACAGAAAAGGCCATACAAAATTGAACTTTATGGTATGTAACCAATTTTGACTTTTACCTCTTTCGTTAACTAACCGCGCGTTTATTTAATGGCTCGGCACGTTAACTTTAGTAAAGTTAGGTTATGTCGCACGaataactttttgtttttatttaatttttttggtCTTTAAATATTAGCAAGTTtactatcaaaaatattacaaattttaagtaagtaattaagttGATCGGTTGATACGAAATTGTATAAAGTTCCATTGCATCAAAATCAAAATGgaataagttttatttgttattgCGTTATAATCAAGATTATCAGTGCGGGTCAAATAACTGTGAACTTTTATAATAAAGTCGTATACACTTGTTCAGTTGGAAAGAGCGCTTTACAGTTGGGAGACATAAATCgaagcaaaaatattttaatttaatattactgTTTATTACAGTTAAATCATTCAGTGAGATCCTTTCATAGTTCCTACTACACAATGGCAAGCAAGCTTCTGACTGGCAACCTGTGGGAGACTGATCCTGAGCTAtttgatattataaaaaatgagaAGCATCGCCAGGAAGCCGGCCTTGAAATGATAGCTTCAGAAAACTTTACTTCAGTTCCAGTACTTCAATGTTTGAGCTCATGCCTTCACAATAAGTATTCAGAAGGTCTACCAAACCAGAGGTGAGTAGATTTGTGTTATAATGAGAATTAAAGTGCCACAatacttaaaaacttaatttagctTTCTGTGTATCTATGGAGGGTACTTTGTGTTTGTGAGCACattaagaaataatttaatataaaactttaacactattaaaaaccatAAGAATACTGATCTCAGTATCTATCTAGAGAATGCCTTTTTTATAGCAGCTTCctgttcataaaaataaattcaaggaAGGTTATGCTCTTAACAAGCATTCATTAAGATGTTTGTTCGCATGGACAAGTTGGACAACTGATAGCCTGTTCATGTTTTACAAACACTTAAGAACAATGAAGTTTATCCAGTGGTTATGATAACAAAGCTTTTTTATCTGTTAAACAAGTCCAGTATCTTGTTACACAGTGATAgcattgtaaattaaaaatgtttttccgTTTGTTACAGATACTATGGTGGCAATGAATTTATTGATGAAGTAGAAATTTTAGCACAAAAGAGGTCCTTGGAGGCCTACAAGTTGAGTGACAAGGACTGGGGTGTCAATGTACAACCTTACTCTGGTATGTatcttattaataattaaatattttaaactattatgttgcattttttactataaaattatcactctCACGGGATTTAGCATCAAAAACTTATAGTGGTAAACAGATATTTACCAAAtctctccaacccgcctgccaagtgtgggaattatggcaaaaccctccactatagtgagtggaggaggctcatagtccttcagtggactgtaaagggctgttgatagataatgatgatgatgatgatgaaaatctcTCCTaacattcttttaattttttatgtttttgataaaaaatattctgttaAAAATACCTTTGCTAGTtccttaaaaactatttttttatttataaatattagatTGATTCAACAAATTGGTTTGTCTTCTACAGGGTCCCCAGCAAATTTTGCCGTGTACACTGGTGTGGTTGAGCCCCATGGCAGGATCATGGGCCTGGACCTGCCTGACGGCGGTCACTTGACCCATGGCTTCTTCACAGCAACTAAGAAAATATCTGCCACATCTATCTTCTTCGAGAGCATGCCCTATAAAGTGAGTATGTAGTctctaaaagaaaataatgccAATGACTTATAGCCAGATAACATTTGTCTTAAGAAAAATGactattaggccagtagaattaaacacaaaaatgaattaaatcggaaataattcctactaaagattttagtgttttaatggcttcattagttgcccataaagattctcctaggttttcgacttcgacggagttgtacttaagtggtgggggccctcgaaaggggcgctttttcggttttccggttataccgcgtaaaggacttaccctatcgaaaagtggtctttctgacggttgaagggcattttatcctgcattaaataagaccaaattcatatgttttgaacaaaccgttctcgtgcaaatgttcggcaaagtagaaaatatgtgtataattaatgaccctctccacgtccaatggctcgttacccgcaggcttccaagtcttgaaaaggagcgcctcaactagtgtaaccctatcaaggcttacgagctggatgcgcctatccttgttcgtcccagccgttccttaactgcggttgctgcacctcttcctggcactcacctgaacgactctgtgttacctactgtggctgtccctctttcttgtatcctcctgcacgactacgttgcctagcagtaagcctggtctaaggttcgacgccaaaaatcaacaacaacaagttcatattaaaacgctgaagagtttttagtttgtttgtttgaacgcgctaatctcaagaattactagtttgattgaaataattatttttgtgttgaatagcttataaattgaggaaggctataggatatatacaatcactctacgactaatagaggcgaagcagtaaagaaaaatgttgcaagcacggaaaatagtattcaaactattttcacgcgtacgaagttgattttgtggcgtcgaaccttggaccaggcatatggctaagcaatgcaatcgtacaggagggtacaaggaagaggggcagccacattaggtaacacagagtcgttcaggagagtgccaggaagaggtgcagcaaccgcagttaaggaacggctggaaggaacaaggataagcgaatccaactcgtgagccttgtcagggatacgctggttaaggcgaccctttacaaggcttgggagcctacgggtgacgagctattggacgtagagagggtcattaattatacacatattttctactttgccgaacatttgcacgagaacggtttgtccaaaacatatgaatttggtcttatttaatgcaggattaaatgcccttcaaccgtcaggaagaccacttttcgataggttAAGTCCTtcacgcggtataaccggaaaacctaaaaagcgcccctttcgggggcccccaccacttaagcacaatttttgagaaaattttttgagaaaattatatttcatcaacttctttctcattttattttcaacaaattacttcacaataaacaatttggttttaccaaaggtagaagtactactgacgctggagtagcactactgaaacacgtctttgatgcttgggagagtaaaaaagacgctgttggtattttttgtgacctttcaaaagcgtttgattgtgtagaccaccaaaccttactaaaaaaattgcgacattatggtgtttcggatgaggcacttgatctgttgaactcgtatctcacaggcagaaagcaaaaagtttgtattaatggaactgagtcttctggagcacctcttaccatgggtgtgccacagggatcgatattgggacctttgctatttcttatttatattaatgaccttccctactttgtaaaagatttatgtgatattgtgttatttgctgatgacacatctctcactttcaaagttgatagaggtaaagtaaaccttgatgatataaatgacacactctcacaggttttgcattggtttactgttaacaacttattgttaaatgcaaacaaaactaagtgcattaaatttaccttacctaatgtgaggcaggttcccacacaattgatggtgaagaatgaaccattaaatagcataagttccacaacattcttgggaatcactttagactctaaacttcagtggggtcctcatattgaaaccttgtcagcaaggctcagttcagctgcttttgcagtgagaaagataaggcaattaactgacattgaaacggcaaggctagtttattttagctattttcatagtataatgtcatacggcatattgttgtggggctcagctgcggacattgaaactgtgttcgttctgcagaagagagcagtgcgggccatttataaccttggaccccgattttccttgagagaattctttaaggagattaatatactgacagtagcttcaaagttcatttatgaaaaccttttatatgttcgcaaaaatatagagcaatttactagaaagagtgatttacacaagttcaatacaagaaacaaaaataaacttgccgttccaaatttcagactgcacaagattggtaattcatttatggggaaatgtattaaacttttcaataaattaccacaaactgttgtagaattgcccattcataaatttaaagcacatatcaaaagcaccttaatgaaaaagggctactataaagttgattattatataaaggataaaaatgtttggaatgtttaactacctagctcgcattaatacttatgactataatttgtatattttaaagactgtaaaaccttgaaaaggaggctgacaatagtgactgagtttcttgcgctgcttcttctcagcactggcccatttattgtcccgaagcagtggtagggttaatattgggacgtgtaaaagcgcttttttaaagcctatttgcaaaaataaatgaattttatttttattttatgcacaactccgtcgaagtcgaaaacctaggagagtcttaatgggcaaccaatgaagccattaaagcaataaaatcttttgtaggaattatttccgatttaaaatctaattctactggactattattacttacttagctaatgattaattacaaatattatttgcctcctgtcacataaaaaaatagactgatttaataaatatttttttattttactatgttaaaaattagtttaattattatctaatcAGTTTGAAGATAATACTGCAAAAAAATTACATCACCACGGTCAAGTAAAAGAAAACAACTATTACACTACCTTCTCTGGTTATCTTATCTAAACGTACCCTCTTCTGACGTAATTATTGTTGGTATATTAATTGGATAATAATGACGCCAAAGTGAAGGCTAGATGGCTTATCTgttatacaaataatattaataacttgtTTTGATATTAAATATTGACTTGGTAATAAATGTTATTGCTTAGATTACAAAACAAGgacattgttttgtttattttctgaaGAAAAACGCATtttcagaataatttattttacctgTTTACGTGATATAAGAATTTTTATCTTGAATTTGAGTTTAATTGAAAGTAATAAATTCTTGTTTAGACTACTAAACAAGGTCACTCTTTAATTAGTTTCTGAGGAAAAGCAttgctaaaataaattaattacctgCCTAAATTATTTTCTTGGTAGGTATAATGTGTTGAATTGTTATCAGTAAGAAAGCTAATTCTTTATACCTAGTTACTAACTGATGTTGTATCAGAGTACCTATCCAATATGCTCAATTGGCTATCATTTATTTGACCTTGCATGTCACATTATCTATTTCGGTCACATGTTGTGTGTAGGTACACCAATATCAAACAACCGAAATGCTTATACAATAAAATCGTTCTAGGTTGATCCTACAACTGGGCTGATAGACTACGACAAGCTAGCAGAGACAGCCAAGCTGTTTAAGCCCAAGCTAATTATCGCGGGGATGAGCTGCTACTCCAGATGCCTGGACTACAAGAGGTTTAGGCAGATCGCCGACGAGAATGGAGCCTACCTCATGGCTGATATGGCTCATGTATCGGGACTTGTTGCTGCAGGTATAAACTAATTGGAAACCTATATACAGgatggccaaaacagtgaggtctaaaagaaaaatttagattccttacaccaaggtgtacctaaatcacccccatgtatgtaatacgattgtgcttagtttaggagatagagttaattttgtgatattttaaaattttatgacctagtaggctttaaacatttttatcttttttttggggtaacttttctcagatttgttattaattgcagatgtttgaaaaaaataatcaccttcctatctttgattcatgatacaaaagttttgctagaaacattaaaattatgcttttatcagaacactatcaaattttcaacgtaaaagtttaagtaaaaaaaagaacttccataggtccaaaaccattttaaaaactgcgccgtttcgtgaactttcataataatacaaaaaaacatgtacttaatgggccactatttcctgtaatcggtccactaaggtggtaagtcggagattccgttacatgtttttgactttcttaaagtgaattaatattgggaatcctctaagtttacattacgtagaacatatttagagcagtaactggatagaacatgtttttattctcaacaaggaagctcttgcccttcatcacacctggtggaaactgatgattaggctgaaggtggaagggaacttcaactacagaggaactatggcttcctacctccaaattctgaaacacattgttattttaagtaagttttaatgaacataaaccaaatatccctccttcttcttactgtagtaggtatttcaagggtaacagtaaaatgtaacaactgcctctgtcttcaagtggtaagaggtaagtttcagaggtcccgggtttgattcccagtggaggtgaaattttctgctcggtttggttggcggtagggtttgatctaagtctgcctgactagcaactctattttcctaagtctgtcactataacaataatgttaatagcattactgtattccggcatttggaggtaggaagctatagttcctctgtagttgaagttcccttccaccttcagcctaatcatcagtttccgccaggtgtgatgaagggcaagagcttcctcgttgagaat
This window of the Ostrinia nubilalis chromosome 9, ilOstNubi1.1, whole genome shotgun sequence genome carries:
- the LOC135074643 gene encoding serine hydroxymethyltransferase, translating into MNTKPIYNIFSDVIRRCNRLKLVNHHQIMDRKGHTKLNFMLNHSVRSFHSSYYTMASKLLTGNLWETDPELFDIIKNEKHRQEAGLEMIASENFTSVPVLQCLSSCLHNKYSEGLPNQRYYGGNEFIDEVEILAQKRSLEAYKLSDKDWGVNVQPYSGSPANFAVYTGVVEPHGRIMGLDLPDGGHLTHGFFTATKKISATSIFFESMPYKVDPTTGLIDYDKLAETAKLFKPKLIIAGMSCYSRCLDYKRFRQIADENGAYLMADMAHVSGLVAAGVIPSPFEYCDIVTTTTHKTLRGPRAGVIFFRKGVRSTKPNGTQVLYDFESKINQAVFPGLQGGPHNNAIAAIATAMKQATTPEFVEYQKQVIKNAQRLCQGLISRGYAIATGGTDVHLALVDLRPAGLTGAPAERVLELCSVACNKNTVPGDRSALNPSGIRLGTPALTTRGMKEADIDKVVDYIDRALNIAKEIVKISGPKLVDFNKTIEGNADFKSKIEALKKEVEDYSRKFPIPGIGNY